In Caproicibacterium amylolyticum, a genomic segment contains:
- a CDS encoding carbohydrate ABC transporter permease codes for MKQYNNGWAKAGKTFIYIIIILMGLTCLLPLLNIVAISFSGSAAVTGNQVGFLPVDFTLAPYQKMLADAQFWRSFLISAARVVLQLALNMVLIVLMAYPLSKSKREFHARGVYMKFMIFAMLFNGGMIPTYLIVKDLGLLNTIWSLILPGAVPIFNVILVMNFFAGVPKSLEEAAVIDGANPMQVLWKVYLPCSVPVLATIALFSIVGSWNDFFSGLIYITKVRDFPLMTYIQSLNINIADLLKAGANSNTLAGAAELTNKNLNAAKIVVSTIPLIAIYPFLQKYFVTGIVVGAVKE; via the coding sequence ATGAAACAATACAACAACGGATGGGCAAAAGCAGGGAAAACATTTATCTACATAATCATTATTTTAATGGGGCTTACCTGCTTGCTTCCACTGCTTAATATCGTGGCAATTTCATTTAGCGGCAGTGCAGCTGTTACAGGGAATCAGGTGGGCTTCCTTCCGGTAGATTTTACACTTGCTCCCTACCAAAAGATGCTGGCTGATGCGCAGTTCTGGCGTTCTTTTCTTATCTCAGCAGCTCGCGTCGTTCTGCAGCTTGCGTTAAATATGGTGCTGATTGTTCTGATGGCATATCCACTTTCTAAGTCGAAACGCGAGTTCCATGCGCGCGGCGTGTACATGAAATTTATGATTTTCGCAATGCTGTTTAACGGTGGCATGATTCCCACTTATCTTATCGTAAAGGATTTAGGTCTTCTAAATACGATTTGGTCCCTGATTTTACCGGGTGCGGTCCCGATTTTCAATGTCATACTGGTTATGAATTTCTTTGCCGGCGTGCCGAAATCGCTGGAGGAAGCCGCAGTGATAGACGGCGCAAATCCCATGCAGGTCTTGTGGAAAGTTTATCTTCCCTGTTCAGTACCGGTACTTGCAACGATTGCTCTGTTCAGCATTGTTGGAAGCTGGAACGACTTCTTCAGCGGCTTGATTTACATCACCAAAGTAAGGGATTTCCCGCTCATGACGTATATTCAGTCTTTGAATATCAATATTGCTGACTTGTTAAAGGCCGGAGCAAACTCCAATACACTGGCGGGTGCCGCTGAACTTACCAATAAAAACTTGAATGCTGCGAAAATCGTGGTTTCCACCATCCCGCTCATTGCAATTTATCCTTTCCTGCAAAAATATTTTGTCACCGGTATTGTAGTTGGTGCCGTAAAGGAATAA
- a CDS encoding ABC transporter permease yields MEFLHKTKAHSAVSGRLRSQNTMFHFMMLPGMIFLIIFSYIPMVGIIMAFENFTASKGFFGSPFVGLKHFQYMFSLPDIWAIIRNTLCIAIGKMTLTTLLAIVFAVLLNEIRLNWMKKAIQTVVYLPHFLSWVILATVVVNMFNLDGSVNQILSKIGIGQTNFLGSNTLFQPLLIMTDVWKEFGYSSIVFLAAITSIDPGLYEAAAIDGANWWQKTWHVTLPGMLSIILLISVMNIANVLNAGFDQVYNLYSPMVYETGDIIDTYVYRMGLLSHQYSFSTAVGLFKSFVGMVLMLSVNGLSKKFTDARIF; encoded by the coding sequence ATGGAATTTCTGCATAAAACGAAAGCGCACAGTGCTGTTTCCGGCAGACTGCGCTCACAAAACACGATGTTTCACTTCATGATGCTGCCGGGTATGATATTTCTGATTATCTTCAGCTATATCCCTATGGTAGGCATTATCATGGCATTTGAAAATTTCACTGCATCCAAGGGCTTTTTCGGATCGCCGTTTGTGGGACTGAAACACTTTCAGTATATGTTCTCACTGCCGGATATTTGGGCAATTATCCGGAATACGCTGTGCATCGCTATTGGAAAAATGACTCTGACCACTCTGCTGGCCATTGTATTTGCTGTACTGCTCAACGAAATCCGGCTGAACTGGATGAAGAAAGCGATACAGACCGTCGTTTACCTCCCCCATTTTCTTTCATGGGTTATCCTTGCAACCGTTGTGGTAAATATGTTTAATCTGGACGGGTCGGTCAATCAGATCCTTAGTAAAATTGGAATTGGCCAAACGAACTTTTTGGGCAGCAACACACTGTTTCAGCCGCTGCTGATCATGACCGATGTTTGGAAAGAATTTGGCTATTCCTCTATCGTTTTTCTAGCGGCCATCACCTCAATTGACCCGGGGCTTTATGAGGCAGCTGCGATTGACGGGGCCAACTGGTGGCAGAAAACATGGCATGTGACATTGCCGGGCATGCTGAGCATTATTCTGCTGATCTCGGTAATGAACATTGCCAATGTGCTCAATGCGGGATTCGACCAGGTTTACAACCTGTACAGCCCAATGGTCTATGAAACAGGCGACATTATTGATACTTATGTTTACAGAATGGGCCTGCTGAGCCATCAATACAGTTTTTCAACGGCAGTCGGACTTTTCAAGTCATTCGTGGGCATGGTCCTGATGCTTTCCGTGAATGGACTTTCCAAGAAGTTTACAGATGCCCGCATTTTTTAG
- a CDS encoding extracellular solute-binding protein — translation MKRNHFVKRSAAFVLAATLVVGLSACGNSTPSASSKPTASKVTDPMAKYDQSVVINTGRQTATNARLPKGDTYENNEYTRILKEKLNIVIKDAFEANGADYDRQVSLAMASSSLPDMMLVDSYNDLKEMVNNDQVMDLTEVYNQYASDKIKEIYNSFKDVYQGGAFGKCTFDGKIMAMPDVGGDAGSNVAWIRQDWADKLGIKLDSDGDGCITLDELKNAAKQFIAKDPGKTGKPVGIPVQQYPTDGTNDGGSFTLTGIANSFNAFPKHWQKDASGKIVYGSTTNETKEFLTTMASWFKEGILDPQTGTRTWNDCQSLLVNNQTGIVFGQWHMPDWCFNLVKQKDPNAEFRCYAIADKNGKVNFMHVAPSNKYLVVRKGYEHPEAVIKLLNLFYDKLNGKDASKTMPNISKAMQMDNATKPVNMEILDAKLNLNSYEQISGAVKDPAKVKDIDMAEDRMIVTEINNYNKDKKSAPVEDWSHNTSRLFGLGLYYKLTQKNLFNWQMPGFTGTTDSMESMWTNLDKLENESVIKIITGAVQPSAFDTFVNSWKSQGGSQITSEVESQASGK, via the coding sequence ATGAAAAGAAATCATTTTGTCAAACGTTCTGCAGCATTTGTTTTGGCAGCAACACTTGTGGTTGGATTATCTGCCTGCGGAAATTCCACCCCAAGCGCCTCATCAAAACCAACCGCCTCTAAGGTAACAGACCCAATGGCGAAATACGATCAGTCAGTCGTAATCAACACGGGGCGGCAAACGGCTACCAATGCACGGCTGCCAAAAGGCGATACATATGAAAACAATGAATACACACGGATTTTAAAAGAAAAGCTAAACATTGTAATTAAAGACGCATTTGAAGCGAACGGCGCGGACTATGACCGTCAGGTCTCACTGGCAATGGCAAGCAGCTCCCTGCCGGACATGATGCTGGTCGACAGTTACAACGACCTGAAAGAGATGGTAAACAACGATCAGGTCATGGACCTGACAGAAGTTTACAATCAATACGCTTCTGATAAAATTAAGGAAATCTATAATTCATTCAAAGATGTCTACCAGGGCGGTGCCTTTGGAAAATGTACGTTTGACGGCAAAATCATGGCAATGCCGGACGTAGGCGGCGATGCAGGCTCCAATGTGGCCTGGATTCGTCAGGATTGGGCTGACAAGCTTGGTATCAAGCTGGATTCAGACGGGGACGGATGCATTACCCTGGATGAACTGAAAAATGCAGCAAAGCAGTTTATTGCGAAAGACCCGGGCAAGACGGGGAAACCGGTGGGCATACCGGTTCAGCAATATCCTACCGATGGTACTAACGACGGCGGTTCCTTCACCTTAACCGGCATCGCCAATTCGTTCAACGCTTTTCCGAAACATTGGCAGAAAGATGCAAGCGGAAAAATCGTGTACGGTTCCACCACCAATGAAACAAAGGAATTTCTTACCACGATGGCAAGCTGGTTTAAGGAAGGCATTCTTGACCCGCAAACCGGCACGCGTACATGGAACGACTGCCAGAGCCTTTTAGTCAACAATCAGACCGGCATCGTTTTTGGTCAATGGCATATGCCTGACTGGTGCTTCAACTTGGTAAAGCAGAAAGATCCCAACGCAGAATTCAGATGCTATGCAATCGCCGACAAAAACGGTAAAGTCAACTTCATGCACGTAGCACCGTCAAATAAGTACTTAGTGGTGCGCAAAGGGTATGAGCATCCTGAAGCTGTTATCAAACTTTTAAACTTGTTCTATGACAAGCTAAACGGAAAAGATGCATCCAAAACAATGCCGAATATCTCCAAAGCAATGCAGATGGACAATGCCACAAAACCAGTCAACATGGAAATACTGGACGCAAAATTGAATTTGAACAGTTACGAACAGATTTCGGGAGCTGTAAAAGATCCCGCCAAAGTCAAGGATATCGATATGGCGGAAGACCGCATGATTGTTACTGAAATTAACAATTATAATAAAGACAAGAAATCCGCACCGGTAGAAGATTGGTCCCATAATACTTCCCGTCTGTTTGGCTTAGGACTGTATTACAAACTCACCCAGAAAAACCTGTTTAATTGGCAGATGCCGGGCTTTACAGGAACAACCGATTCCATGGAATCCATGTGGACAAATCTGGATAAGCTGGAGAACGAATCTGTTATAAAAATTATAACCGGAGCCGTTCAGCCAAGTGCCTTCGACACGTTTGTTAACAGCTGGAAGTCCCAGGGCGGCAGTCAGATAACAAGCGAAGTAGAATCCCAAGCTTCTGGAAAATAA
- a CDS encoding response regulator transcription factor, with amino-acid sequence MYRILIADDEKDEREAVKFLLKKYNFELDIEEAENGQDALQKAESKKMDILFTDVRMPFLLGTDLATQARELYQNVQIIFFSGYNDFPYIKKALTVGAVDYILKPINPEELRKVLKKAIQKLNAQKQIIRQEQFAAVYMQNHILSRLLYGAKAEMLCSELGGVDLTFLEKFKWLLLLQFDNPVFGSIPQDNLEKSVADVLNGQPHHFLNLNTYQSVVFLQKDTETDSDSSVAAMAQVLQKQISADAGEPCYISISSPLTGADSIASAYAQAEKALDDRFFFRNCYLYPIPDKTSNGLESYEEDDALLRSAADAIQFKDGYSLQKSVAMLLAKYQHKRNQSHINVSYILSQLAAILYSALPSEKNDLQAMIERLYFCQYFEESKALISDVTEKVVANLAADTESTGHTIRMIKQFIQSHYGEELSLSRLAKQFYLSPHYLSDLFISETGCGINKYIKTVRMEKAKEKLLDTNEKIQDICKSVGYTNFSYFCRSFRETFGKTPESYRQSAH; translated from the coding sequence ATGTACCGAATTCTGATTGCAGATGACGAAAAAGATGAGCGGGAAGCAGTAAAATTTCTTTTAAAAAAATATAATTTTGAACTGGACATTGAGGAAGCCGAAAATGGACAGGATGCCCTACAAAAAGCAGAAAGCAAAAAAATGGACATTTTGTTTACGGACGTGAGAATGCCTTTTTTGCTGGGGACCGACCTTGCAACCCAAGCACGGGAACTGTATCAGAATGTGCAGATTATATTTTTCAGTGGTTATAATGACTTTCCCTATATTAAAAAAGCGCTCACTGTGGGTGCTGTTGACTACATACTAAAACCCATTAATCCGGAAGAACTTAGAAAAGTGCTGAAAAAAGCAATCCAAAAACTGAACGCGCAAAAACAGATCATTAGACAGGAGCAGTTTGCCGCAGTTTATATGCAGAATCATATTTTGTCCCGGCTGCTGTACGGAGCCAAGGCGGAGATGCTTTGCAGTGAATTAGGAGGCGTTGACCTTACTTTTTTGGAAAAATTCAAATGGCTGCTTCTGCTTCAATTTGATAATCCTGTTTTTGGGAGCATTCCCCAGGACAATCTTGAAAAATCCGTTGCAGACGTGCTGAATGGGCAGCCGCATCACTTCCTCAATCTGAACACTTACCAAAGTGTTGTATTTCTGCAAAAGGATACGGAAACAGATTCAGATTCATCCGTTGCTGCTATGGCACAAGTACTTCAAAAGCAAATCTCTGCGGATGCTGGTGAACCTTGTTACATTTCCATCAGCAGTCCGCTGACGGGGGCGGATTCCATTGCATCGGCATATGCACAGGCAGAAAAAGCACTGGATGACCGTTTCTTTTTTAGAAACTGTTATTTGTACCCGATTCCTGATAAAACTTCAAACGGTTTAGAATCTTATGAGGAAGATGATGCCCTGCTTCGCTCCGCTGCAGATGCCATTCAGTTTAAGGACGGCTACAGTCTGCAGAAAAGTGTTGCTATGCTGCTGGCAAAATATCAGCACAAGCGAAACCAGTCCCATATCAATGTAAGTTATATCCTGTCACAGCTGGCGGCTATCTTATACAGTGCACTGCCGTCCGAAAAAAACGATTTGCAGGCAATGATTGAGCGTTTGTATTTCTGTCAGTATTTTGAGGAGAGCAAGGCACTGATATCGGATGTTACGGAAAAAGTTGTTGCCAACCTTGCCGCTGATACCGAATCCACAGGGCACACAATTCGTATGATTAAGCAGTTTATTCAAAGTCATTATGGCGAGGAATTAAGCCTTTCCCGACTTGCGAAGCAGTTTTACTTGTCCCCGCATTATTTAAGTGATTTGTTTATCAGTGAAACCGGCTGCGGAATTAATAAATATATTAAAACGGTACGAATGGAAAAAGCAAAAGAGAAATTATTAGATACAAATGAAAAAATCCAGGATATCTGCAAAAGCGTCGGTTACACAAACTTTTCCTATTTCTGCAGAAGTTTTCGGGAAACTTTCGGGAAAACGCCGGAATCCTATCGGCAGTCGGCGCACTAA
- a CDS encoding sensor histidine kinase produces the protein MRQLKQILLKWYRNISFRRKVYMVCILAGLIPVLVLGIFCYLQIDNLLVNREKQAEQDTVKQAAIVFQSKLNAYRNTVSNVAWNDGIGQAVTRNYTNNYEMYLAYRDEVDPLLAAISMLNGDISSETLYTSCNLYPHGSTVKTLKDARREPWYQTALHAKKPSFYISRANKDMIIYCPIFSSSIKSENYIAFNLNYKGIFSQFNTLFDNNFGVLLLDRQGTILYSYQNFSSQIPEEQISAFAKDKKLPKNYISMENVLTEEGWTLFLYRPMNTIWNNIAPILLMVLLVVLGCAFLLNLLTRTLSHVIVRPLETLTHNMKLIGSKGLFVDLPLDEPCNDEIGVLAKQFRIMVRKLQRLVNEIYKTKIEKQKYEIKALQAQINPHFFYNSLSLINSKALVSGQEDISEMAQLLSAYYRTTLNRGTSEISIEDEWKNTVSYIKIQMMMHSRSFQFVENLDPSVLNYKIPNLILQPLAENAIAHGIDQRTAPGPGLLKISCKAINDQIEFIVEDNGCGIPPDKLKNILTAKSNGYGIKNIQRRIQLYFGRSYGLTFASTENKGTIVTLRIPQREILTDISDSERVSL, from the coding sequence ATGCGGCAGTTAAAACAAATTTTATTAAAGTGGTATCGAAATATAAGTTTTCGTCGAAAAGTTTATATGGTGTGTATTTTAGCAGGGCTGATTCCGGTTCTAGTGCTGGGAATTTTCTGCTACCTGCAAATTGATAATTTGTTGGTAAACCGTGAAAAGCAGGCAGAACAGGACACCGTTAAGCAGGCCGCTATTGTTTTTCAAAGCAAGCTCAACGCATACCGGAACACAGTTTCCAATGTTGCGTGGAATGACGGGATTGGGCAGGCAGTAACGCGAAATTACACCAATAATTACGAAATGTATCTTGCGTATAGAGATGAGGTTGACCCGCTTTTAGCGGCAATATCGATGTTGAATGGCGACATCAGTTCCGAAACACTGTATACTTCCTGCAATTTATATCCGCATGGAAGCACAGTCAAAACTCTGAAGGACGCCAGAAGAGAACCTTGGTATCAAACAGCGTTGCATGCAAAGAAACCGTCTTTTTATATCTCAAGGGCAAATAAAGATATGATTATATACTGCCCGATTTTTTCCTCATCCATAAAATCAGAAAATTATATTGCATTTAATCTTAACTATAAGGGAATTTTTTCACAGTTCAATACTTTATTTGATAATAATTTCGGTGTTCTGCTGCTGGACAGGCAGGGAACGATTCTGTATTCCTATCAAAATTTTAGCAGTCAAATACCAGAGGAACAAATTTCAGCCTTTGCAAAAGACAAAAAACTGCCGAAAAACTATATCAGTATGGAAAATGTTCTGACGGAAGAGGGCTGGACTTTATTTTTATACCGTCCCATGAATACGATATGGAACAATATAGCACCCATCTTGCTGATGGTTTTGTTGGTAGTCCTCGGCTGCGCATTCCTGCTGAACCTGCTCACACGAACTTTGTCTCACGTAATTGTACGTCCATTGGAAACCCTGACGCACAACATGAAGCTGATTGGAAGCAAGGGCCTTTTTGTGGATTTACCGCTGGACGAACCCTGCAATGATGAAATAGGCGTACTGGCTAAGCAGTTTCGCATTATGGTCCGAAAACTGCAGCGACTGGTCAATGAAATCTATAAAACCAAAATCGAAAAGCAAAAATATGAAATCAAAGCTCTGCAGGCGCAAATTAATCCGCACTTTTTTTATAACAGCCTTTCACTGATCAACAGCAAAGCGCTTGTTTCAGGACAGGAAGACATCAGCGAAATGGCACAGCTGCTTTCTGCCTATTATCGGACTACGCTGAATCGGGGAACTTCCGAAATATCGATAGAGGACGAATGGAAAAACACAGTTTCTTACATTAAAATACAAATGATGATGCACAGCCGGTCATTTCAATTTGTAGAAAATTTGGACCCTTCTGTTTTGAACTATAAAATTCCAAATCTCATCTTACAGCCTTTAGCGGAAAATGCCATTGCTCATGGGATAGACCAGCGAACGGCCCCCGGGCCTGGGCTGCTGAAAATCTCTTGTAAAGCAATCAATGACCAAATAGAATTTATAGTTGAGGATAATGGCTGCGGAATCCCGCCGGATAAACTCAAAAATATCTTGACTGCCAAGAGCAATGGATATGGCATAAAAAACATACAGCGCCGCATACAGCTTTACTTTGGAAGAAGTTATGGTTTGACATTTGCAAGTACCGAAAATAAAGGAACTATTGTAACCTTGCGCATTCCCCAACGGGAAATATTAACCGATATTTCTGATTCTGAACGTGTTTCTCTTTAA
- the uxaC gene encoding glucuronate isomerase: MKDFMDNDFLLSNSTAKILYHDYATKMPIVDYHCHIDPREIAENRQFDNITQVWLGGDHYKWRLIRSNGIDEKYITGAGSDREKFQMFAEALPKAIGNPLYHWTHLELRKYFGYSGVLNGSTAEEVWNLCNEKLKSPQMRVRGIIEQSNVKLIATTDDPVDTLEWHKQIEDDSTCLVKVIPTWRSDKIMNIEKPEFAQYVSTLEKVSDIQIRTFRDVLSALAKRLDFFTAMGCRASDHGMDYIMYEPAQDTQIAQIFTKKMEGSALSAKEADQYKYAVLRFLGREYAKRGWVMQIHYGAVRNTNTAMYQSLGADTGFDCISTHSSAESIVNFLNDLNQTDELPKTVLYSLNPADNAMLDTVIGCFQGTAAAGKLQHGAAWWFNDTKSGMTAQLTSLASLSVLGNFIGMLTDSRSFLSYTRHAYFRRILCNLLGTWVENGEYPNDQEALGKIVQDISFNNAVRYFNFTF; this comes from the coding sequence ATGAAAGATTTTATGGATAACGATTTTTTACTGTCAAACTCAACTGCTAAGATACTGTATCATGACTACGCCACAAAAATGCCGATTGTGGACTATCACTGCCACATTGACCCGCGCGAAATTGCCGAAAACCGTCAGTTTGATAACATTACGCAGGTATGGCTGGGCGGTGACCACTACAAATGGCGCCTGATCCGTTCCAACGGCATTGACGAAAAATACATCACAGGTGCCGGCAGCGACCGTGAAAAATTCCAGATGTTTGCCGAAGCACTGCCAAAAGCGATTGGGAATCCACTTTACCACTGGACGCATCTGGAACTGAGAAAATATTTCGGTTACAGCGGTGTGCTAAACGGCAGCACCGCCGAAGAAGTTTGGAACCTATGCAACGAAAAACTGAAATCACCTCAAATGCGCGTCCGCGGAATTATTGAGCAATCAAATGTAAAGCTGATTGCCACAACTGATGATCCGGTAGACACGCTGGAATGGCACAAACAAATTGAGGACGACAGCACCTGCCTTGTCAAAGTGATTCCAACATGGCGCTCAGATAAAATCATGAATATCGAAAAACCAGAGTTTGCACAATATGTTTCAACACTTGAAAAAGTCAGCGATATACAGATTCGCACCTTCCGCGATGTGCTGTCCGCACTCGCAAAGCGGCTGGATTTCTTTACAGCCATGGGATGCCGGGCTTCTGACCACGGCATGGACTACATCATGTACGAACCGGCTCAGGATACACAAATCGCCCAGATCTTTACAAAAAAAATGGAGGGCAGCGCACTTTCTGCAAAAGAAGCTGACCAGTATAAATATGCGGTTCTGCGGTTCCTCGGCAGAGAATACGCGAAACGCGGATGGGTCATGCAGATTCATTACGGTGCTGTGCGCAACACCAACACTGCCATGTACCAATCGCTGGGGGCAGACACTGGTTTTGACTGTATTTCTACACACAGCAGTGCGGAAAGCATTGTAAACTTCCTGAACGATTTGAATCAGACTGATGAACTCCCGAAAACCGTACTGTACTCTTTAAATCCCGCGGATAATGCCATGCTGGATACGGTTATCGGATGCTTTCAGGGAACTGCCGCGGCGGGCAAACTGCAGCATGGCGCGGCCTGGTGGTTCAACGATACGAAATCCGGCATGACCGCGCAGCTAACTAGTCTTGCCAGTTTGTCCGTTCTGGGCAACTTTATTGGTATGCTCACCGACTCCCGCAGCTTTTTGTCCTACACACGGCATGCGTATTTCCGCCGGATTCTCTGCAATCTGCTTGGCACATGGGTGGAAAATGGCGAGTATCCAAACGACCAAGAAGCACTCGGTAAAATCGTGCAGGATATTTCTTTTAACAATGCGGTGCGCTATTTTAATTTCACTTTTTAA
- a CDS encoding LacI family DNA-binding transcriptional regulator, which yields MNIYDIAKQSGVSIATVSRVLNGGQKVSEKTRKKVLAVMQQEDYTPNVFARGLGLNSMKVIGILCTDVSDTYYAKAVSLVEELLRKNGFGALLCCTGNELADKKKYLDILLNRRVDAIILIGSAFKENSDNSHIESAAKQVPIIIINGAADLPNTYCVLCDERAAVSRNVQLLHRQGCNDILYLYDVLTFSGSAKLAGYKEGLRRCGLPLRNQLVLKVPKALPQITQEVSALLQKHTVFSAVLASEDLLAVGALKALQSAGLSMPVIGFNNSILAQCASPALTSVDNMLDTLCPTAVKMLVDILNGKETPQKIILSAKLIERDTFHAAASNV from the coding sequence TTGAATATTTACGACATTGCCAAACAAAGCGGTGTATCCATTGCGACTGTTTCCCGCGTTTTAAACGGCGGCCAAAAGGTCAGTGAAAAAACGCGCAAAAAAGTCCTTGCGGTCATGCAGCAGGAGGATTACACCCCCAACGTCTTTGCACGTGGGCTGGGGCTGAACTCCATGAAGGTCATCGGCATTCTGTGCACAGATGTTTCTGACACCTACTACGCAAAAGCTGTTTCACTGGTGGAAGAGCTGCTCCGCAAAAACGGATTCGGTGCACTGCTCTGCTGTACCGGCAACGAACTGGCCGATAAAAAGAAATATTTGGATATCCTGCTGAACCGAAGGGTAGACGCTATTATTTTAATCGGTTCAGCCTTTAAAGAGAACTCAGACAATTCCCACATTGAAAGCGCCGCTAAACAAGTGCCCATTATCATTATTAACGGGGCGGCAGACCTTCCGAACACCTACTGTGTGCTGTGCGATGAACGGGCAGCGGTCAGCCGCAATGTGCAGCTTCTGCACCGACAAGGTTGTAATGATATTCTCTATCTATATGATGTGCTTACTTTCAGCGGCAGCGCGAAACTTGCCGGATACAAAGAGGGACTGCGCCGATGCGGCCTTCCACTGCGAAATCAACTTGTGTTAAAAGTTCCAAAAGCACTGCCGCAGATTACGCAGGAGGTATCTGCCCTGCTGCAAAAGCACACCGTCTTTTCGGCTGTCTTGGCTTCCGAAGATTTATTGGCGGTCGGCGCACTGAAAGCGCTGCAAAGTGCAGGTCTTTCCATGCCGGTCATTGGGTTCAACAATTCTATTTTGGCGCAGTGCGCTTCTCCTGCTCTGACCAGTGTAGATAATATGCTGGACACCTTATGCCCAACCGCCGTAAAAATGCTCGTGGATATTTTGAACGGAAAAGAAACACCTCAAAAAATCATACTTTCTGCAAAATTAATTGAACGGGATACCTTTCATGCAGCAGCTTCAAATGTCTGA
- a CDS encoding tagaturonate reductase, with protein sequence MKKINELYSRKPREIKVVQFGEGNFLRGFVDYMIDVANEKGVFNGDVAIVKPIPFGSLERFAAQDNLYTISLRGRVDGEPYVENRVVTCVQKALDTYGDYDAYMALARLDSLQFVVSNTTEAGIVYDESDQFALTPPNTYPGKLTKFLYERFTAFNGAADKGLILLPVELIEDNGGHLKECVLKYIDQWKLGDAFKAWICEHNIFCSTLVDRIITGYPRAEAAQICEKLGYEDELLDTGEPFALWVIESQQDISGRFPPDKAGMHIVFTKNQKPYRERKVRILNGAHTSSVLAGYLMGKNIVRECMHDPLIRKMMDKIVFEEIVPTVKLPQPEAVDFAKAVYERFDNPFVDHSLLAISLNSVSKWRARILPTFRDNYAKNQKPPKYLTFSFAALMAFYTSDRLENGVLLGNRGGETYEIKDDRKVLAFFAENSKSMTAGELVKAFASNTDFWGEDLTSYDSFVSMAAADLEDIRANGMTAAVEALVKD encoded by the coding sequence ATGAAAAAAATCAATGAACTTTACAGCCGCAAACCGCGGGAAATCAAAGTGGTACAGTTCGGCGAAGGCAATTTTTTGCGGGGTTTTGTCGATTACATGATAGACGTGGCAAATGAAAAGGGCGTTTTTAACGGAGACGTTGCCATTGTAAAACCGATTCCGTTTGGCAGTCTGGAGCGTTTTGCTGCGCAGGATAATCTGTACACCATTTCTCTGCGCGGGCGGGTGGACGGCGAACCGTATGTGGAAAACCGTGTTGTTACCTGCGTGCAGAAAGCGCTGGATACTTATGGGGATTACGACGCATACATGGCGCTGGCCCGGTTGGATTCTCTCCAATTTGTGGTGTCGAACACAACAGAAGCCGGCATTGTATATGATGAAAGCGACCAGTTTGCACTGACACCGCCGAATACCTATCCCGGCAAGCTGACAAAATTTTTGTATGAACGTTTCACAGCTTTCAACGGTGCCGCCGACAAAGGACTGATTTTGCTGCCGGTGGAACTGATTGAGGACAACGGCGGCCACTTGAAGGAATGTGTACTCAAATACATTGACCAGTGGAAACTGGGGGATGCGTTTAAAGCATGGATCTGTGAACATAACATTTTCTGCAGCACACTGGTGGACCGCATTATTACAGGTTACCCCAGAGCGGAAGCAGCACAAATCTGTGAAAAGCTTGGCTATGAAGATGAACTTCTGGACACAGGCGAGCCTTTTGCACTGTGGGTCATTGAAAGCCAGCAGGATATTTCCGGTAGGTTCCCACCGGATAAAGCGGGCATGCACATTGTGTTTACCAAGAACCAGAAGCCGTACCGCGAGCGGAAAGTGCGTATTTTAAACGGCGCCCACACTTCTTCTGTGCTGGCAGGCTATTTGATGGGAAAAAATATTGTGCGGGAGTGCATGCATGATCCGCTGATTCGCAAGATGATGGATAAAATCGTATTTGAAGAAATTGTTCCGACTGTAAAGCTGCCCCAGCCGGAGGCGGTCGATTTTGCAAAAGCGGTTTATGAGCGTTTTGACAACCCATTTGTCGACCATTCTCTGCTTGCAATTTCGCTGAACTCTGTTTCCAAGTGGCGTGCCAGAATCCTGCCGACTTTCCGGGATAATTACGCCAAAAATCAGAAACCGCCGAAGTACCTGACTTTCTCCTTTGCCGCACTCATGGCGTTTTATACTTCTGATAGACTGGAAAACGGCGTACTGCTGGGGAACCGCGGCGGTGAAACTTATGAAATCAAGGATGACCGGAAGGTACTTGCTTTCTTTGCGGAAAACAGCAAAAGTATGACTGCAGGGGAACTTGTAAAAGCTTTTGCTTCAAACACTGATTTTTGGGGTGAGGATTTGACAAGCTATGATTCATTCGTCAGCATGGCTGCCGCTGACCTGGAAGACATCCGTGCAAATGGAATGACGGCCGCGGTGGAAGCACTTGTAAAGGACTGA